From a single Podarcis raffonei isolate rPodRaf1 chromosome 10, rPodRaf1.pri, whole genome shotgun sequence genomic region:
- the LOC128422893 gene encoding olfactory receptor 5V1-like, with the protein MDAENQTQVEEFIFLGLSRAPSDQVPLFLVFLAAYLAIVTGNLMILIVVLMDSRLHSPMYFFLSHLSCLDICVSSVVVPKILVNFLRQSHTISYNQCMAQAFFLIGFAGCEPALLAVMAYDRYAAICQPLHYSRLMRNRLCIYLAVASWVWGFLDSAIHTALASKLRFCGANQIPQIFCDVPPLLKIACSDTSINELATHITSMFVGLGPLLFIIISYFYILASILKIRSSTGRRKAFSTCGSHLVVVTLCVGNELVNYNRPSAGYSLEIDTLISTMYCIVTPMLNPLIYSLRNKEVKEGLRKVLNCRRTA; encoded by the coding sequence ATGGATGCAGAGAATCAAACACAGGTGGAAGAGTTTATCTTCTTGGGTCTCTCCAGAGCCCCAAGCGACCAAGTTCCCCTCTTCTTGGTCTTCTTAGCTGCCTATTTGGCCATCGTCACGGGCAACCTCATGATATTAATCGTGGTCCTGATGGATTCCCGACTTCACAGCCCCATGTACTTTTTCCTCAGTCACCTGTCTTGCTTGGACATTTGTGTTTCTTCTGTTGTTGTGCCAAAGATCCTGGTGAACTTCCTGCGCCAGAGTCACACCATCTCCTACAACCAGTGCATGGCACAAGCTTTCTTTCTGATTGGCTTTGCTGGGTGTGAGCCTGCCCTGTTGGCCGTCATGGCCTATGACCGCTATGCTGCCATTTGCCAGCCATTGCACTACAGCCGTCTCATGAGGAACAGGCTGTGCATCTATCTCGCTGTGGCCTCCTGGGTCTGGGGCTTCCTGGACTCAGCGATTCACACTGCCCTGGCCTCCAAGCTTCGCTTCTGTGGAGCCAACCAGATTCCCCAAATCTTTTGTGATGTGCCCCCGCTGTTGAAAATTGCCTGCAGTGATACAAGCATCAATGAATTGGCCACTCACATCACCAGCATGTTTGTGGGCCTGGGTCCCTTGctcttcatcatcatctcctaTTTCTACATCTTGGCCTCCATTCTGAAGATTCGCTCCAGCACTGGCAGGAGGAAAGCCTTCTCCACCTGTGGCTCACACTTGGTTGTGGTCACCCTCTGCGTCGGAAATGAATTGGTGAACTACAACCGCCCAAGCGCCGGCTACTCTCTGGAGATAGACACCCTGATCTCCACAATGTATTGTATCGTCACCCCTATGCTGAACCCCCTCATCTACAGCCTCCGCAACAAGGAAGTGAAAGAAGGCCTGAGGAAGGTTCTGAACTGCCGGAGGACAGCTTGA